Part of the Pseudomonas sp. M30-35 genome is shown below.
GCGCTGCTAAAGTCAGATCTATTCCGTGAAAGTGTCGACGGCGAAGCCCTGCTCTGGGCTCAGCACAGACTGCTGAAACGCCAGGCCACGCGGCGCATCCTGATCATCATCAGCGATGGCTGCCCAATGGACGGCGCCACCCATCAAGCCAACTGCAGCGACATTCTCGACCAGCACTTAAAACAAGTGGCCCGACAGATTGAACAGCAATCCGCGGTTGAATTGTATGCCTTGGGTGTCGGCCTGGACCTGAGTAACTACTACCGCAACAGCCTCGAACTAGACCTATCGAATAGCTTTGACAACCGGGTTTTCGATGAGATTTTACATCTGTTGCACAGGTCCAACTGAGCGTGCAGATTTAGCGGTAATCTGGCTCCCTACGCCGCGCTAAAACAGGCCTCAAGCAACCGCTATCTTTTGGTGCAAACACCTGATTTAAAGCGCTTTTTCGCCCCTCATTTGGGCATAAAAAACTGGCCCTAGACAGGCCTCAAATGTGGCCCTAAACAGCCTCTCGACACAGGCGGATTATTGATCCGGTCAAATGTAATTGACGGGCAACAATCCGCCGCACTTGCAGCACGCTTTGCACCGTGGTCGCCCGTTAAGCTTTGCTCGAGCTTGGCTCACGCAGCATTTGTGAAGGCTGCTCGACCTGCACTTTCGTAATCAAAAAAACTAGAACGGAGTACGCAGTTATGACCACCAACAAAGCATTCACCCGACCGCTCGCCCTCGCCCTGTGCCTGCTGGCAACAACCTTGGGCAGCAGTCTGACTCAGGCCAAAACCTTCCGTGTTGCAGTAGGCGATGGCGCTGGAGGCACCCAGCACGAGCTGGGCCTGAAGTTTGCGCAAGAACTGAAAGCCAGAACCGATGGCAAGGATGACGCCAAACTATTTCTCAATGGCCAGCTAGGCAGTGAAGAAGACACCGTCAGCAACGCTGCAATGGGCACGCTGGACTTCTCAATTCTGGCGATCAACAACGTCACGCCATTCTCGCCCTCGGTTGGCATCCTGACGATGCCCTACATGATCCAAAGCCTCGATGATGCTGTAGCCCTGACCCAGAGCGATATCGGCAAAACCCTGATCGACAACACCGTGCGCGATGCCGGTGTGCGCATTATCGGCTGGGCATACTCAGGCTTCCGGGTACTGACCAACTCGAAAAAACCGGTCAAAACCATAGAAGATCTGGCAGGCCTGCAGATTCGCGTACCGAAGAACGAAATCATGATCGACACCTACCGCGCCTGGGGCATTAACCCGACGCCAATGGCCTGGTCAGAAACCTTTACTGGCTTGCAGCTGAAAGTGGTAGATGGCCAGGACAACCCGTATTTGACCGTCAACGCCATGAAGTTTTATGAGGTGCAGAAATACGTCACCAACCTGCGCTATCTGTTCTCTATCGAGCCGCTGATTGTCAGTGAGTCGATGTTTCAGGAACAAACCCCGGAAATGCAGCAAATCATCCTTGATGCGGGTAAAGCGGCGACGCTGCACAGTGCCAAGTGGCTGGTCGAGCAGGAAGATCGGATCAAACAAGAGCTGGTCGCAAAAGGCATGGAAATTACCGACCCGGCCAATGATGAGAAAGAGTGGATTGACCTTGCAGTGTCGAAAGTATGGCCGAAGTATTACGACCAACTCGGCGGTAAAGATCAGGTCAATGTGGTGCTCAAAGCATTGGGCCGCGACGCCATCTAAGCCAGCTGCTTGTTGGCTTGCCGACAACTTAAGTTGTCTCCGTTGACATCGCCATCGGTGAGTCTCAGACATACCGATGGCTAACCGCTCACGCTGTAGAACGTATGGCCTCAACTCCTGGGATCACGCGTTCAGGAAGGCGCTAATGAAATCTGCCAGCCGCTTCTTCAAAATCATCGACAACCTTGAGAATTACATATGCCGGGTACTCTTGGCGCTGTTTGTAATTATCCTGTTTGCCCAGATTCTCAGCCGTAACCTGTTCAATCATTCGCTCTCTTGGACAGAAGAGCTGGTGACCTACATGTTTGTCTGGTTCGCCTTCTTTGGTGCCAGTTACGCTGCAAAGCTAGCCGCCCATAACCGCGTAACGTTTCAGTTCAAGCTGATGCCGCGCAAGGCTGCCGTTGCACTTGAAGCGCTCTCGGACCTGATATGGGTGTGCTTCAACTGCTACTTCGTCTACCTCAGCGTGATGTTCTTCATGAAGGCAAACGT
Proteins encoded:
- a CDS encoding TRAP transporter small permease, which produces MKSASRFFKIIDNLENYICRVLLALFVIILFAQILSRNLFNHSLSWTEELVTYMFVWFAFFGASYAAKLAAHNRVTFQFKLMPRKAAVALEALSDLIWVCFNCYFVYLSVMFFMKANVFWKSQTLGVPMKYLYLILPIAFSLMTLRILQVNYYKLVKGIDIRDPETEELDKIIHDSQAQTSEPNPTTREATHPERAHG
- a CDS encoding TRAP transporter substrate-binding protein encodes the protein MTTNKAFTRPLALALCLLATTLGSSLTQAKTFRVAVGDGAGGTQHELGLKFAQELKARTDGKDDAKLFLNGQLGSEEDTVSNAAMGTLDFSILAINNVTPFSPSVGILTMPYMIQSLDDAVALTQSDIGKTLIDNTVRDAGVRIIGWAYSGFRVLTNSKKPVKTIEDLAGLQIRVPKNEIMIDTYRAWGINPTPMAWSETFTGLQLKVVDGQDNPYLTVNAMKFYEVQKYVTNLRYLFSIEPLIVSESMFQEQTPEMQQIILDAGKAATLHSAKWLVEQEDRIKQELVAKGMEITDPANDEKEWIDLAVSKVWPKYYDQLGGKDQVNVVLKALGRDAI